In Streptomyces sp. NBC_00569, a single genomic region encodes these proteins:
- a CDS encoding CCA tRNA nucleotidyltransferase: MPNANEDNPSALSQVQRRAVSELLRVAPVADDLARRFQEAGFSLALVGGSVRDALLGRLGNDLDFTTDARPEDVLKIVRPWADAVWEVGIAFGTVGCQKDGYQVEVTTYRSEAYDRTSRKPEVSYGDSIEEDLVRRDFTVNAMAVALPEKEFIDPHGGLDDLAERVLRTPGTPEESFSDDPLRMMRAARFAAQLDFEVAPEVVKAMKNMADRIDIVSAERVRDELNKLILSAHPREGLTLLVDTGLAGHVLPELPELRLERDEHHRHKDVYDHTLIVLEQAMALESDGPDLVLRLSALLHDIGKPRTRRFEDDGRVSFHHHEVVGAKMTKKRMTALKYSNELVKDVSRLVELHLRFHGYGTGEWTDSAVRRYVRDAGPLLDRLHKLTRSDCTTRNKRKANALGRAYDGLEERIARLKEQEELDSIRPDLDGNQIQEILGIRPGPAIGQAYKFLLELRLENGPMEHDVAVAALKEWWAAQQNAE, encoded by the coding sequence GTGCCGAACGCCAATGAAGACAATCCCAGTGCCCTGAGCCAGGTGCAGCGCCGCGCGGTGAGCGAGCTGCTGCGGGTGGCCCCTGTCGCCGACGACCTCGCCCGTCGATTCCAGGAGGCCGGGTTCTCTCTCGCCCTGGTCGGTGGCTCGGTCAGGGATGCGCTCCTCGGCAGGCTCGGCAACGATCTGGACTTCACCACGGACGCACGTCCCGAAGATGTGCTCAAGATCGTCAGGCCTTGGGCGGATGCCGTGTGGGAGGTCGGGATCGCCTTCGGAACGGTCGGCTGCCAGAAGGACGGCTACCAGGTCGAGGTCACCACGTACCGCTCCGAGGCGTACGACAGGACCTCGCGCAAGCCGGAGGTCTCGTACGGCGACTCCATCGAGGAAGACCTCGTGCGTCGCGACTTCACGGTGAACGCGATGGCCGTGGCCCTGCCGGAGAAGGAGTTCATCGACCCGCACGGCGGGCTCGACGACCTTGCCGAGCGCGTGCTGCGTACGCCCGGAACCCCCGAGGAGTCCTTCTCCGACGATCCGCTGCGGATGATGCGGGCCGCACGGTTCGCGGCGCAGCTGGACTTCGAGGTGGCCCCCGAGGTCGTCAAGGCCATGAAGAACATGGCCGACCGCATCGACATCGTCTCCGCGGAGCGGGTGCGGGACGAGCTGAACAAGCTGATCCTCTCCGCACACCCCCGCGAAGGCCTCACCCTCCTCGTGGACACGGGCCTCGCCGGCCATGTCCTGCCCGAGCTGCCCGAGCTGCGCCTTGAGCGGGACGAGCACCACCGGCACAAGGACGTCTACGACCACACGCTGATCGTCCTCGAACAGGCGATGGCTCTGGAGTCGGACGGCCCGGATCTCGTGCTCCGTCTCTCGGCCCTGCTGCACGACATCGGCAAGCCGAGGACGCGGCGCTTCGAGGACGACGGCCGGGTCTCCTTCCACCACCACGAGGTGGTGGGCGCCAAGATGACGAAGAAGCGCATGACGGCGCTGAAGTACTCGAACGAGCTCGTGAAGGACGTCTCGCGACTGGTCGAGCTGCACCTGCGCTTCCACGGCTACGGCACTGGCGAGTGGACCGACTCCGCGGTCCGTCGTTACGTCCGGGACGCGGGTCCGCTGCTGGACCGCCTGCACAAGCTGACCCGCTCCGACTGCACGACGCGCAACAAGCGGAAGGCCAATGCGCTGGGGCGTGCGTACGACGGACTGGAAGAGCGCATCGCGCGGCTCAAGGAGCAGGAGGAGCTGGACTCGATCCGTCCCGACCTCGACGGCAATCAGATTCAGGAGATCCTGGGCATCAGGCCGGGGCCGGCGATCGGGCAGGCGTACAAGTTCCTGCTGGAACTGCGGCTCGAGAACGGGCCGATGGAGCATGACGTGGCTGTGGCGGCGCTCAAGGAATGGTGGGCGGCGCAGCAGAACGCCGAGTGA
- a CDS encoding inositol-3-phosphate synthase, giving the protein MGSVRVAIVGVGNCAASLVQGVEYYKDADPDAKVPGLMHVQFGEYHVGDVEFVAAFDVDAKKVGLDLSDAIGASENNTIKICDVPNTGVTVQRGHTHDGLGKYYRQTIEESSEAPVDVVQVLKDKQVDVLICYLPVGSEDAAKFYAQCAIDAKVAFVNALPVFIAGTKEWADKFTEAGVPIVGDDIKSQVGATITHRVMAKLFEDRGVRLERTMQLNVGGNMDFKNMLERERLESKKISKTQAVTSQIPDRELGEKNVHIGPSDYVQWLDDRKWAYVRLEGRAFGDVPLNLEYKLEVWDSPNSAGVIIDALRAAKIAKDRGIGGPILSASSYFMKSPPVQYFDDEAYANVEKFIKGEVER; this is encoded by the coding sequence ATGGGTTCGGTTCGCGTAGCCATCGTCGGCGTGGGCAACTGCGCCGCCTCGCTGGTCCAGGGCGTCGAGTACTACAAGGACGCCGACCCGGACGCCAAGGTCCCGGGCCTGATGCACGTCCAGTTCGGCGAGTACCACGTCGGTGACGTCGAGTTCGTCGCCGCCTTCGACGTCGACGCGAAGAAGGTCGGCCTCGACCTCTCCGACGCCATCGGTGCCAGCGAGAACAACACCATCAAGATCTGCGACGTGCCCAACACGGGCGTGACCGTCCAGCGCGGCCACACCCACGACGGCCTGGGCAAGTACTACCGCCAGACCATCGAGGAGTCCTCCGAGGCCCCGGTCGACGTCGTCCAGGTCCTGAAGGACAAGCAGGTCGACGTTCTGATCTGCTACCTGCCCGTCGGTTCCGAGGACGCCGCGAAGTTCTACGCGCAGTGCGCCATCGACGCCAAGGTCGCGTTCGTCAACGCCCTTCCGGTCTTCATCGCCGGCACCAAGGAGTGGGCGGACAAGTTCACCGAGGCGGGCGTGCCGATCGTCGGTGACGACATCAAGTCCCAGGTCGGCGCCACCATCACGCACCGCGTCATGGCGAAGCTGTTCGAGGACCGTGGTGTCCGTCTCGAGCGCACCATGCAGCTGAACGTCGGCGGCAACATGGACTTCAAGAACATGCTCGAGCGCGAGCGCCTGGAGTCCAAGAAGATCTCGAAGACGCAGGCCGTCACCTCGCAGATCCCCGACCGCGAGCTGGGCGAGAAGAACGTCCACATCGGCCCGTCGGACTACGTCCAGTGGCTCGACGACCGCAAGTGGGCCTACGTCCGCCTCGAGGGCCGCGCCTTCGGTGACGTTCCGCTGAACCTGGAGTACAAGCTCGAGGTCTGGGACTCCCCGAACTCCGCGGGTGTCATCATCGACGCCCTGCGCGCCGCGAAGATCGCCAAGGACCGCGGCATCGGCGGCCCGATCCTCTCCGCGTCCTCGTACTTCATGAAGTCCCCGCCGGTTCAGTACTTCGACGACGAGGCCTACGCGAACGTCGAGAAGTTCATCAAGGGCGAGGTCGAGCGCTAA
- a CDS encoding PadR family transcriptional regulator: MSRRSGILEFAVLGLLRESPMHGYELRKRLNTSLGVFRAFSYGSLYPCLKTLVASGWLIEESGSTPEDALAAPLAGRRAKIVYRLTAEGKEHFEELLSQTGPDAYEDEHFAARFAFFGQTSRDVRMRVLEGRRSRLEERLEKMRISFARTRERLDDYTLELQRHGMESVEREVRWLNELIESERAGRDQRRSDPSDAAQQDTSGETGGLPRHRDSTRPDPSDDTAT, encoded by the coding sequence ATGAGCCGACGTTCCGGCATCCTCGAGTTCGCCGTCCTCGGGCTGCTCCGCGAGTCCCCGATGCACGGCTACGAGCTGCGGAAACGACTCAATACATCGCTGGGGGTCTTCCGCGCCTTCAGCTACGGGTCCCTCTACCCCTGCCTCAAGACGCTGGTCGCAAGCGGCTGGTTGATCGAGGAATCGGGGAGTACACCCGAGGACGCCCTCGCCGCACCACTCGCAGGGCGTCGCGCCAAGATCGTCTACCGGTTGACGGCGGAAGGTAAGGAGCACTTCGAGGAGCTGCTCTCGCAGACCGGCCCCGACGCTTACGAGGACGAGCATTTCGCCGCGCGGTTCGCCTTCTTCGGGCAGACCTCGCGTGACGTACGTATGCGCGTGCTCGAAGGCCGTCGCAGCCGGCTCGAGGAGCGCCTCGAAAAGATGCGCATCTCCTTCGCCCGCACCCGGGAACGCCTTGACGACTACACCCTTGAGCTCCAGCGGCACGGAATGGAATCCGTGGAGCGCGAAGTGCGCTGGCTGAACGAGCTCATCGAGAGCGAGCGGGCGGGGCGGGATCAGCGGCGATCCGACCCCTCCGACGCAGCTCAGCAGGACACATCTGGAGAGACGGGCGGCCTGCCCCGGCACCGGGACAGCACCCGGCCGGATCCGTCCGACGACACCGCCACGTGA
- a CDS encoding DUF6049 family protein yields MAEAADFQGMTPSPARRRRRRTGALLAGAPLLAALTLFGGSPGYASQQAPAADAIGTNTVDVAVNSLTPSAPSDGDTVTVTGTLTNDSKQAVTNAHVALRVGSALGGRSSIDNVSRHAAGGAPDGREIGGKYAKKISKLAPGATQGFSLSVPVKELDLGADGVYQLGVALTGQTASQAYQQTLGIQRTFLPWQPEAAETKTKTTYLWPLISQTHLTAETGSDEQQTRVFHDDSLAKEIAPGGRLQQMLSLGTALDVTWVVDPDLLASVDAMTRPYKIKKPDGTEINGRNQAVAKQWLNDLKNAVDDQKVVALPFADPDLASLAHNGTKVTGSLGHLKDATDAASTTVETVLHVKPDTSYAWPADGAIDPSIVNVATSAGADTVIARSDSLQERNNLPYTPSAARPIGSGTTAVVTDARLSEAFQGDMTKAENSTLAVQQFLAQSLTINLQEPDHERNIVVAPQRMPSASQAQSMAQAIKADQDSSWSESEDLAAATKAKPDPEATTRVPSSRFYPSYLRKQQLPQSAFQAIQDTQNKLTNFQVILSDPSRVATPFGRAMDRQMSTSWRGRPAEAEAYRDGVADYLTALTKQVRLIEKSEAKLSGRSATIPVTVQNNLVQGVEHLVLRLTSTNGTRLKIGDGPYDEQQVKVAGGHSQSVKFTTTSNANGRVPVFAQLYTEDGQPYGAAVRFDVNVTEITPTVMLVMAGGVLLLVLAGFRMYTQRKRAAAQPAEEGPDDGQNGESGSEPGEGDPEQPSDPTPDTAPESTDPSGTGERVDR; encoded by the coding sequence GTGGCCGAGGCGGCAGACTTCCAAGGGATGACTCCCTCACCTGCCCGTCGAAGGCGGCGGCGCACGGGGGCGTTGCTCGCCGGAGCGCCTCTGCTGGCCGCCCTGACCCTCTTCGGCGGCTCCCCCGGATACGCCTCCCAGCAAGCGCCTGCGGCCGACGCGATCGGCACGAACACCGTCGATGTCGCCGTGAACTCGCTCACTCCGAGCGCACCGTCCGACGGCGACACGGTCACCGTCACCGGCACGCTCACGAACGACAGCAAGCAGGCCGTCACGAACGCCCACGTGGCGCTCCGCGTCGGTTCTGCCCTCGGTGGGCGGTCCTCGATCGACAACGTCTCCCGGCATGCGGCGGGGGGAGCGCCGGACGGCAGGGAGATCGGCGGCAAGTACGCCAAGAAGATCTCCAAGCTGGCTCCCGGCGCGACGCAGGGCTTCAGCCTCTCCGTCCCCGTCAAGGAGCTGGATCTCGGCGCCGACGGCGTCTACCAGCTCGGTGTCGCCCTGACCGGCCAGACAGCGTCTCAGGCCTACCAGCAGACGCTCGGCATCCAGCGCACCTTCCTCCCGTGGCAGCCCGAGGCCGCGGAGACGAAGACGAAGACGACGTACCTGTGGCCGCTCATCTCCCAGACCCACCTCACGGCGGAGACGGGATCCGACGAGCAGCAGACGCGCGTCTTCCATGACGACAGCCTCGCCAAGGAGATCGCTCCGGGCGGCCGTCTCCAGCAGATGCTGTCCCTCGGCACCGCCCTCGATGTGACCTGGGTGGTCGATCCCGACCTCCTCGCCTCGGTCGACGCCATGACGAGGCCGTACAAGATCAAGAAGCCGGACGGCACCGAGATCAACGGCAGGAATCAGGCGGTCGCCAAGCAGTGGCTGAACGACCTGAAGAACGCCGTCGACGACCAGAAGGTCGTCGCCCTCCCCTTCGCCGACCCGGATCTCGCGTCGCTGGCCCACAACGGCACGAAGGTGACCGGTTCCCTCGGGCACCTCAAGGACGCCACCGACGCGGCCTCCACCACCGTGGAGACGGTCCTGCACGTCAAGCCGGACACGAGCTACGCCTGGCCCGCCGACGGCGCGATCGACCCCAGCATCGTCAATGTCGCGACGTCCGCCGGCGCCGACACGGTGATCGCCCGCAGCGACAGCCTCCAGGAGCGGAACAACCTGCCGTACACGCCGTCGGCAGCCCGCCCCATCGGCAGCGGCACGACCGCCGTGGTGACCGACGCGCGGCTGTCCGAAGCCTTCCAGGGCGACATGACGAAGGCCGAGAACTCGACGCTCGCCGTGCAGCAGTTCCTCGCGCAGAGCCTGACGATCAACCTTCAGGAGCCCGACCACGAGCGCAACATCGTGGTCGCGCCGCAGCGCATGCCGTCCGCGAGCCAGGCGCAGTCCATGGCTCAGGCGATCAAGGCCGACCAGGACAGCAGCTGGTCGGAGTCCGAGGACCTGGCCGCGGCCACGAAGGCGAAGCCTGACCCCGAAGCGACGACCCGGGTCCCCTCCTCACGGTTCTACCCGTCGTACCTGCGCAAGCAGCAGCTGCCTCAGTCGGCCTTCCAGGCGATCCAGGACACCCAGAACAAGCTGACCAACTTCCAGGTGATCCTCTCCGACCCGTCCCGCGTGGCGACGCCGTTCGGGCGGGCCATGGACCGGCAGATGTCCACGTCCTGGCGGGGCCGCCCCGCCGAGGCCGAGGCGTACCGCGACGGCGTCGCCGACTACCTGACGGCGCTCACCAAGCAGGTCAGGCTCATCGAGAAGTCCGAGGCGAAGCTCTCCGGGCGCAGCGCGACGATCCCGGTGACGGTCCAGAACAACCTGGTGCAGGGCGTCGAGCACCTCGTCCTGCGCCTCACGTCGACGAACGGCACCCGCCTCAAGATCGGCGACGGACCGTACGACGAGCAGCAGGTGAAGGTCGCCGGCGGGCACAGCCAGTCGGTGAAGTTCACCACCACCTCGAACGCCAACGGCAGGGTCCCGGTCTTCGCCCAGCTGTACACGGAGGACGGTCAGCCCTACGGCGCCGCGGTCCGGTTCGACGTGAACGTCACCGAGATCACCCCGACCGTGATGCTCGTCATGGCGGGCGGCGTCCTGCTCCTCGTCCTCGCCGGGTTCCGCATGTACACCCAGCGCAAGCGCGCCGCCGCGCAACCCGCCGAGGAGGGACCTGACGACGGTCAGAACGGGGAATCGGGCTCCGAGCCCGGGGAAGGCGACCCCGAGCAGCCGAGTGACCCGACACCGGACACCGCTCCGGAAAGCACGGACCCGTCCGGCACGGGTGAGAGAGTGGACCGTTGA
- the murJ gene encoding murein biosynthesis integral membrane protein MurJ: MNAPYDGDRGQGPGGSASAGGPPPGHQGAPGQVPPPHPAPDAYPQDAYLQDAYDQDPYRAQDLTAQDPVSEALYDRAAHPPPPPGTYEAPQPLYDPPPAAQYPPDPRVWAQTPAPEPEGPSQLLPYGDDARTTQFLGVDDLMTQASEEQHEPDAFAHLFRDQQSNGGGRPPTDASGVPVPTTGPAQPPVQSGPPAPVPAPAKGGRASGLLKSSAVMAAGTLVSRLTGFVRTVVITAALGSALLGDAWTVAYTLPTMIYILTVGGGLNSVFVPQLVRSMKEDEDGGEAYANRLLTLVMVALGVIVAAAVFASPLLIRLMSAPIANDPNANNVAVTFARYCLPTIFFMGVHVVMGQILNARGKFGAMMWTPVLNNIVMIFTFGMFIYVYGTAADSQLHVDTIPADGVRLLGIGTLLGLTVQALAMIPYLRETGFRFRLRFDWKGHGLGKAVKLAKWTVLFVLANQAGVLVVTQLATAAGKASGTSGAGIMGYSNAQLIWGMPQAIITVSVMAAMLPRISRAAHDGDPGAVRDDISQGLRTSAVAIVPVAFMFVALGVPMCTLLFGSSGAEGARSMGYILMAFGLGLIPYSVQYVVLRGFYAYEDTRTPFYNTVIVAAVNAAASGIAYLLLPAQWAVVGMAASYGLAYAIGVGVAWQRLRKRLGGDLDGAQVVRTYARLCMASIPGAVAGGAAGFLIMGALGSGAAGSIAALVVGGAVLLGVFYVAARRMRIEELNSMVGMVRGRLGR; encoded by the coding sequence ATGAACGCGCCGTACGACGGTGACCGTGGCCAGGGCCCGGGTGGCTCAGCCTCGGCCGGGGGCCCGCCTCCCGGTCATCAGGGAGCGCCCGGCCAGGTCCCGCCGCCCCACCCGGCCCCGGACGCGTATCCGCAGGACGCGTACCTCCAGGACGCCTATGACCAGGATCCTTACCGGGCCCAGGACCTCACGGCCCAGGATCCGGTGTCGGAGGCGCTCTACGACCGTGCCGCGCACCCTCCGCCGCCTCCGGGCACCTATGAGGCCCCTCAGCCGCTCTACGACCCGCCTCCCGCAGCTCAGTACCCCCCGGACCCCCGCGTGTGGGCCCAGACGCCCGCTCCCGAGCCGGAGGGCCCGTCGCAGCTCCTTCCCTACGGTGACGATGCCAGGACCACACAGTTCCTGGGTGTCGACGATCTGATGACGCAGGCGAGCGAGGAGCAGCACGAGCCCGACGCCTTCGCGCATCTCTTCCGTGACCAGCAGAGCAACGGCGGCGGCCGTCCGCCGACCGACGCTTCCGGCGTTCCGGTGCCCACCACCGGACCGGCTCAGCCTCCCGTCCAGAGCGGCCCGCCCGCACCCGTCCCTGCCCCGGCCAAGGGAGGCCGCGCGTCGGGCCTCCTGAAGTCGAGTGCCGTCATGGCGGCGGGCACCCTGGTCTCACGCCTCACCGGTTTCGTACGCACCGTGGTCATCACCGCAGCTCTCGGTTCCGCGCTGCTCGGTGACGCGTGGACCGTGGCGTACACCCTGCCGACCATGATCTACATCCTGACCGTCGGCGGAGGCCTCAACTCCGTGTTCGTGCCGCAGCTCGTGCGGTCCATGAAGGAGGACGAGGACGGCGGCGAGGCCTACGCGAACCGCCTGCTGACGCTCGTCATGGTCGCGCTCGGCGTGATCGTCGCCGCGGCCGTCTTCGCGTCGCCGCTCCTGATCCGACTGATGTCAGCGCCGATCGCCAACGATCCGAACGCGAACAACGTCGCCGTCACCTTCGCCCGCTACTGCCTGCCCACGATCTTCTTCATGGGCGTGCACGTGGTCATGGGCCAGATCCTGAACGCCCGCGGAAAGTTCGGCGCGATGATGTGGACTCCGGTCCTGAACAACATCGTCATGATCTTCACGTTCGGCATGTTCATCTACGTCTACGGCACCGCGGCAGATTCTCAGCTGCACGTCGACACGATCCCCGCGGACGGTGTCCGGCTGCTCGGCATCGGCACCCTGCTCGGTCTGACGGTGCAGGCGCTGGCGATGATCCCGTACCTGCGTGAGACCGGCTTCCGGTTCCGGCTGCGCTTCGACTGGAAGGGCCACGGCCTCGGCAAGGCGGTCAAGCTCGCCAAGTGGACCGTGCTGTTCGTCCTCGCCAACCAGGCGGGCGTCCTCGTCGTCACCCAGCTCGCCACCGCCGCCGGGAAGGCGTCCGGCACGTCCGGCGCGGGCATCATGGGTTACTCCAACGCCCAGCTGATCTGGGGCATGCCACAGGCCATCATCACCGTCTCCGTCATGGCGGCGATGCTGCCGCGGATCTCACGCGCCGCCCACGACGGCGACCCCGGAGCGGTCCGCGACGACATCTCGCAGGGCCTGCGCACCTCCGCGGTCGCGATCGTCCCGGTCGCCTTCATGTTCGTCGCCCTCGGCGTCCCCATGTGCACCCTGCTCTTCGGGTCCAGCGGCGCCGAGGGCGCCCGCTCCATGGGCTACATCCTCATGGCGTTCGGCCTCGGCCTGATCCCGTACTCCGTGCAGTACGTCGTGCTGCGCGGCTTCTACGCGTACGAGGACACCCGGACGCCCTTCTACAACACGGTCATCGTGGCCGCCGTCAACGCGGCAGCCTCGGGGATCGCCTACCTCCTGCTGCCCGCGCAGTGGGCCGTGGTCGGCATGGCCGCCTCGTACGGTCTCGCGTACGCGATCGGTGTGGGCGTCGCCTGGCAGCGCCTGCGCAAGCGTCTCGGCGGCGATCTGGACGGCGCACAGGTCGTCCGTACGTACGCCCGCCTCTGCATGGCCTCGATCCCGGGGGCCGTCGCCGGTGGCGCGGCCGGTTTCCTGATCATGGGGGCGCTCGGCAGCGGCGCGGCGGGTTCGATCGCAGCGCTGGTCGTGGGCGGTGCCGTGCTGCTGGGTGTCTTCTATGTCGCCGCCCGGCGCATGCGGATCGAAGAGCTCAACTCGATGGTCGGAATGGTCCGCGGGCGCCTCGGCCGCTAA
- a CDS encoding MFS transporter, with protein sequence MAVVRDLRVLLRLRDFRRLLALRLLSQGADGVYQVALATYVVFSPEKQASAGAIASAMAVLLLPYSVVGPFAGVLLDRWRRRQVFLYGNLLRTVLASLTAVLILSGAPDWLFYASALCVTAVNRFILAGLSAAMPRLVDAERLVMANSVSPTAGTLAATLGGGLAFAVRLLISDSDALVVLVGAALYLCAALASLPLSAELLGPDAELVRPGLRTALTGTAQGLASGVRHLAARPAAARALAAMTLMRFCYGALTVMVLMLCRYSWSSEESDGLALLGLAVALSGAGFFAAAVVTPWAAGRLAPAGWIAVCAGAAAVLEPALGLPFAPAPMMAAAFVLGLTTQGAKIATDTIVQSSVNDGFRGRIFSVYDVLFNVAFVGAAAVAALMLPPDGQSVPLVVTVALIYAAIAGAMTRFDTQ encoded by the coding sequence ATGGCTGTCGTCCGGGACCTGCGCGTACTCCTGCGCTTGAGGGACTTCCGGCGCCTGTTGGCACTGCGGCTGCTCTCCCAGGGCGCGGACGGCGTCTACCAGGTCGCGCTGGCCACCTACGTGGTGTTCTCACCGGAGAAACAGGCTTCGGCCGGCGCCATCGCCTCGGCCATGGCCGTACTCCTTCTCCCGTACTCGGTCGTCGGCCCGTTCGCGGGCGTCCTCCTCGACCGCTGGCGCCGCCGCCAGGTCTTCCTCTACGGCAACCTCCTGCGGACCGTCCTGGCATCCCTGACGGCCGTCCTGATACTCAGCGGTGCGCCGGACTGGCTCTTCTACGCCTCCGCCCTGTGCGTCACCGCCGTCAACCGCTTCATCCTCGCCGGGCTCTCCGCCGCCATGCCGCGCCTGGTCGATGCCGAGCGCCTGGTGATGGCGAACTCCGTCTCGCCGACCGCGGGCACCCTCGCCGCCACGCTGGGCGGCGGACTCGCGTTCGCCGTGCGACTGCTCATCTCGGACTCCGACGCCCTCGTCGTGCTCGTCGGGGCAGCCCTCTACCTGTGCGCCGCGCTCGCGTCCCTGCCCCTGTCCGCGGAACTGCTCGGTCCGGACGCGGAGTTGGTGCGTCCGGGCCTGCGGACGGCGCTCACCGGCACGGCACAGGGGCTCGCCTCGGGCGTACGCCATCTGGCCGCGCGCCCCGCGGCCGCCCGCGCCCTGGCCGCCATGACGCTGATGCGGTTCTGCTACGGAGCTCTGACCGTCATGGTCCTCATGCTCTGCCGCTACTCCTGGTCGTCCGAGGAGTCCGACGGACTTGCCTTGCTGGGCCTCGCCGTGGCGCTCTCGGGGGCCGGGTTCTTCGCCGCCGCCGTCGTCACGCCCTGGGCCGCGGGGCGGCTGGCACCCGCCGGGTGGATCGCCGTCTGCGCGGGGGCGGCAGCCGTCCTCGAACCCGCCCTCGGTCTTCCGTTCGCACCCGCCCCCATGATGGCCGCCGCCTTCGTCCTGGGCCTGACGACGCAGGGCGCGAAGATCGCCACCGACACGATCGTGCAGTCCTCGGTGAACGACGGCTTCCGTGGCCGGATCTTCTCCGTTTACGACGTGCTGTTCAACGTCGCGTTCGTCGGCGCGGCCGCAGTGGCCGCGCTGATGCTGCCTCCTGACGGACAGTCGGTCCCGCTGGTGGTCACCGTGGCCCTGATCTACGCGGCAATTGCTGGGGCTATGACCCGATTCGACACCCAGTAA
- a CDS encoding LppU/SCO3897 family protein, with product MTTPPPQGQNPFAQGQQPSGPPQGGPYAPAAGQPGVPQQPYPPHAQGAPIPPAQPSGGGKKKALRIVALIVVAIALYGVKWYLGQSDAETTAVGSCLHNNGTTSAPDLKDVDCSSSDSEYKVIEKFDGTSDVDKCNSVKGTEVSYYQSGGSHDVVLCLKETK from the coding sequence GTGACCACTCCGCCGCCGCAGGGCCAGAATCCGTTCGCCCAGGGCCAGCAGCCCTCTGGCCCGCCGCAGGGCGGTCCGTACGCTCCGGCCGCCGGCCAGCCCGGGGTTCCTCAGCAGCCGTACCCGCCGCACGCCCAGGGTGCGCCCATCCCGCCCGCCCAGCCGTCGGGTGGTGGCAAGAAGAAGGCCCTGCGCATCGTCGCGCTGATCGTGGTCGCCATCGCGCTCTACGGAGTGAAGTGGTACCTCGGCCAGAGCGACGCCGAGACGACCGCGGTCGGCAGCTGCCTGCACAACAACGGCACGACGTCCGCTCCAGACCTGAAGGACGTCGACTGCTCCTCGAGCGACTCCGAGTACAAGGTCATCGAGAAGTTCGACGGCACCAGCGACGTCGACAAGTGCAACTCGGTCAAGGGCACCGAGGTCTCCTACTACCAGAGCGGTGGCAGCCACGACGTGGTGCTCTGCCTGAAGGAAACCAAGTAA